Genomic DNA from Setaria italica strain Yugu1 chromosome V, Setaria_italica_v2.0, whole genome shotgun sequence:
CGACGCGAGGAATCGAAGCAGCAACAGCAACTAGCTGCAGCATCAAAAGTTCAGGTTCGATCTCAGCTCTCAAACTACGATAATTCAGCGATGTCGCTGGTGCGGAGCGGCGGCAACGTGTTCGACCCTCTGTCGCTGGACTTCTGGGCGTCGGCCGACCCTCTGGGCGTGGTGCGGCCGCTGGCGGAGCAGTGCCCCGTGCTCACCAACGTGCGCGTGGACTGGAAGGAGACCCCCGACGCGCACGTGTTCAGGGCCGACCTCCCGGGGGTCAAGAAGGACGCCGCCAGGGTCGAGGTGGAGGACGGCGGCGTGCTGGTGATCAGCGGCGAGCGCGCCagggaggaggccggggagggcGAGGCGTGGCGTCTCGTCgagcgcagcagcggcgggtTCCGGCGCCGGTTCCGCCTCCCGCGCGGAGCGAGGCTGGACCAGGTGCGCGCGTCCATGGAGGACGGCGTGCTCACCGTCACCGTGCCCAAGGAGGAGGCCAAGAAGCCGCAGGTCAGGGCCGTCGAGATCTCCGGCTGATCGATCGATCCGTTCACTGCGTGGACGTGATCGGAATGATCCGAATGGCCAAGCTGTACCACTATGTGATGTACGAGTGGCATCTCTGTGTACGTGTCCATCGTTTGTGTTACGCGTTGTGTCTTGCGTCGGATCACACGGACTGTGTGATGTGTAGCGCACCTGTGTCCTCTTGTAGCTGTTGTGTATGTATGATTGGTGGAGCCGAATAAACTGAGTTCGTCCAGGATTTGTGTTCGCCGACTCCGAAGCTGGAACGATCAGTTCGTGATCAGAGAGCCTGCCAGGTACTGTATGGTACATGCTGATTCTGAGAGTCCGAGTCACCTGTTAGTCAAGTTACTACCGTGAACTGTCTCGATGACTCGATCAACTGCATACTGACCAGTGAGCCAGTGATTTGAACTTTAATGGTCGTTTTTTGTTCACTAGTAACTCGGTCCGCGTCAACGACAGGGACTTTGAATTCAGACGAAACGGCACATTCCTCCTACCATGACATACATATGTGGAACTGTGGACATGTGTGGTGATCTGCAGTTCGAAGTCTTTCGCGGGTCTTCTCGTCTTCCCTGCAGCTGTAGCATTGCCTCAAGGTCGCTGGCCTTTGCTTTGCAGAATATTGCAGGCGCAGTTGCATAGCCTGTTGTTAGTTTGTTACCCAGCAATGAAAACATCACCAGTCTCGGTTTCTCTGGGtgtcttcctcttcatcctgCTCCCAACCTTCTCCTCCAGTTCATGCCTGTCCACGCTCAAATGTAACAACACCGATCCCATCGAGATCAGACCTCCTTTCTTCGTTGGTACTCCAGATTTCGATCCAGCCTGTAGGAAATCGGTTAACGTCAGCTGCGGCCAACTGGGTCCAGAGCTGGATCTCGCTACTGAGAGCAAGCTATTGCTGAATCAGATTCATTACGATTACCGTACGGTGGTAGTCCAGGATGTGGAGCTCAGCGTCCTCAAGAATTTGTCCTGCAGTTTCATGTTC
This window encodes:
- the LOC101777729 gene encoding 16.6 kDa heat shock protein, producing the protein MSLVRSGGNVFDPLSLDFWASADPLGVVRPLAEQCPVLTNVRVDWKETPDAHVFRADLPGVKKDAARVEVEDGGVLVISGERAREEAGEGEAWRLVERSSGGFRRRFRLPRGARLDQVRASMEDGVLTVTVPKEEAKKPQVRAVEISG